From Amycolatopsis sp. YIM 10, the proteins below share one genomic window:
- a CDS encoding TIGR03668 family PPOX class F420-dependent oxidoreductase translates to MRLSTEDCRSRFTGERVATLGTVTEAGAPHLVPVTFAVLGAEICFAIDHKPKRTRDLARLRHIAANPAVSFLADRYADDWNQLWWVRADGRATVLDEHPEAIAALRAKYPQYRDAPPEGPIVRTVIGHWTGWSFV, encoded by the coding sequence ATGCGCCTGTCCACTGAGGACTGCCGCAGCCGGTTCACCGGCGAGCGCGTGGCCACGCTGGGCACCGTCACCGAAGCCGGCGCCCCGCACCTGGTGCCGGTGACCTTCGCCGTGCTCGGCGCGGAGATCTGCTTCGCCATCGACCACAAGCCCAAGCGCACCCGCGACCTGGCCCGCCTGCGGCACATCGCGGCGAACCCGGCGGTCAGCTTCCTGGCCGACCGGTACGCCGACGACTGGAACCAGCTCTGGTGGGTGCGCGCCGACGGCCGGGCCACCGTCCTCGACGAACACCCCGAAGCCATCGCCGCCCTGCGCGCGAAGTACCCGCAATACCGGGACGCTCCCCCGGAAGGCCCGATCGTGCGGACCGTGATCGGCCACTGGACGGGCTGGTCCTTTGTCTGA
- a CDS encoding pyridoxamine 5'-phosphate oxidase family protein, which produces MGKTYQRIDDRLRAFIDAQPVFFVASAPLSGDGHVNLSPKGRAGTFVVLDELTVAYLDFGGSHAETIAHLRENGRITLMWCAFTGPPKVLRVHGRGEPVFRDDPRWAELVRRFGDADGPGLRAVIVVRAELISDSCGFAVPFMDYREERSLHAEYFGRKTDGEFAAYCAGKETNVASIDGLPALPLPLPERTDDAPVH; this is translated from the coding sequence ATGGGCAAGACTTACCAGCGCATCGACGACCGCCTCCGCGCCTTCATCGACGCGCAGCCGGTCTTCTTCGTGGCGAGCGCGCCTCTGAGCGGCGACGGCCACGTCAACCTGTCCCCCAAGGGCCGCGCCGGCACGTTCGTTGTGCTCGACGAACTGACCGTCGCCTACCTCGACTTCGGCGGCAGCCACGCCGAGACGATCGCGCACCTGCGCGAGAACGGCCGCATCACGCTGATGTGGTGCGCCTTCACCGGACCGCCCAAGGTGCTGCGCGTGCACGGCCGCGGCGAACCGGTCTTCCGCGACGACCCGCGCTGGGCGGAGCTGGTGCGACGGTTCGGCGACGCCGACGGGCCCGGCCTGCGCGCGGTGATCGTGGTGCGCGCCGAGCTGATCAGCGACAGCTGCGGATTCGCCGTGCCCTTCATGGACTACCGCGAAGAGCGGAGCCTGCACGCCGAGTACTTCGGCCGCAAGACCGACGGCGAGTTCGCCGCCTACTGCGCGGGCAAGGAGACCAACGTCGCCAGCATCGACGGGCTGCCCGCGCTGCCGCTGCCGCTGCCGGAACGGACCGACGATGCGCCTGTCCACTGA
- a CDS encoding squalene cyclase: MVSVAWLLDSDPALRWQVERDIVGEPPEVWEATRAKIATEGFGARLLAHQDPDGLWAGGAYFPAGYDPAREPDQPWTATTWSLTTLREWGMDSAVLRERCTAELLAENARWEYDDLPYWDGEVDCCINSWTVANGLWLGAEISGIVDWFVEHQLSDGGWNCEWVEGSKRSSVHSTLNSLKGLLAHEVATGGTEASRAARRAGEEYLLERGLFRRLSTGEPIAPWLGRFAYPFRWFYDVLNAAEYFREASAHDGSAPDPRMAEAIGMIRDARQPDGTWVQSARHPGRVWFAVDVPAGEPSKWLTLSGTRVLSWWDAA; encoded by the coding sequence ATGGTCAGCGTGGCGTGGCTGCTCGATTCGGATCCGGCGTTGCGCTGGCAGGTCGAACGGGACATCGTGGGCGAACCGCCCGAGGTGTGGGAAGCGACGCGGGCGAAGATCGCGACCGAGGGCTTCGGCGCTCGCCTGCTGGCGCACCAGGATCCCGACGGCCTCTGGGCGGGCGGCGCCTACTTCCCCGCTGGTTATGACCCGGCGCGGGAACCGGACCAGCCGTGGACGGCGACGACGTGGTCGCTGACCACGTTGCGGGAGTGGGGTATGGACTCGGCGGTCCTGCGTGAGCGGTGTACCGCGGAGTTGCTCGCGGAGAACGCCCGCTGGGAGTACGACGACCTGCCGTACTGGGACGGTGAAGTCGACTGCTGCATCAACTCGTGGACGGTGGCGAACGGGTTGTGGCTCGGTGCCGAGATCAGCGGGATCGTGGACTGGTTCGTCGAGCACCAGCTGTCCGATGGTGGCTGGAACTGCGAGTGGGTCGAGGGGTCGAAGCGGTCGTCTGTCCATTCGACGCTGAACTCGCTCAAGGGCCTGCTCGCGCACGAGGTCGCGACCGGTGGCACGGAGGCCTCGCGGGCCGCGCGCCGGGCGGGTGAGGAGTACCTGCTGGAGCGGGGTCTGTTCCGGCGGCTGTCCACGGGAGAGCCGATCGCGCCGTGGCTGGGCCGGTTCGCTTACCCGTTCAGGTGGTTCTACGACGTGCTGAACGCGGCGGAGTACTTCCGGGAGGCGTCCGCGCACGACGGGTCGGCGCCGGATCCGCGCATGGCCGAGGCGATCGGGATGATCCGGGATGCCAGGCAGCCGGACGGTACGTGGGTGCAGTCCGCGCGGCACCCCGGCCGGGTGTGGTTCGCGGTGGATGTGCCTGCCGGGGAACCGTCGAAGTGGCTGACGCTGTCCGGGACGAGGGTGCTGTCCTGGTGGGATGCCGCCTAA
- a CDS encoding LD-carboxypeptidase: MHPPRLRPGDHVALVSPAGPVPDELLDTAHRTLKSWGLEVHEGPHARGVHPSVPYLSAPDAERAADFTQAWLDPEIRAVFAARGGYGSMRILDLIDWPALRQAEPKILTGSSDITALHEAVGVHLGQTTLFAPMVGSTLLTPAAADHLHRCLFHPGTALDLARPGAEALVPGRADGVLIGGNASLLVSSIGAPEHRQATGAIALLEDITESTYRLDRILTQLLRSGWFDGVHGIVLGSWKDCGPPEDVKALMLDRLGPLGVPVLWEAGIGHVPDSPTVPFGVPARLDADAGTLTALEPALSEPV; encoded by the coding sequence ATCCACCCGCCCCGACTCCGCCCCGGCGACCACGTCGCCCTCGTCAGCCCCGCCGGGCCCGTCCCCGACGAACTGCTCGACACCGCACACCGCACCCTCAAATCCTGGGGACTCGAAGTACACGAGGGACCACACGCCCGCGGCGTGCACCCGTCCGTGCCCTACCTCTCCGCACCCGACGCCGAACGCGCCGCCGACTTCACCCAAGCCTGGCTCGACCCCGAGATCCGCGCCGTCTTCGCCGCCCGCGGCGGCTACGGCAGCATGCGCATCCTCGACCTCATCGACTGGCCCGCCCTGCGCCAAGCCGAACCCAAGATCCTCACCGGATCCAGCGACATCACCGCACTCCACGAAGCCGTCGGTGTCCACCTGGGACAGACAACCCTGTTCGCCCCCATGGTCGGCAGCACCCTGCTCACCCCGGCCGCCGCCGACCACCTCCACCGCTGTCTCTTCCACCCCGGAACCGCACTCGACCTCGCCCGGCCCGGCGCCGAAGCACTGGTACCCGGCCGCGCCGACGGCGTGCTCATCGGCGGAAACGCCAGCCTGCTGGTGTCCAGCATCGGCGCCCCCGAACACCGCCAGGCCACCGGCGCGATCGCCCTGCTCGAAGACATCACCGAAAGCACCTACCGGCTCGACCGCATCCTCACCCAGCTCCTGCGATCGGGCTGGTTCGACGGCGTCCACGGCATCGTGCTCGGGTCCTGGAAGGACTGCGGACCACCCGAGGACGTCAAGGCGCTCATGCTCGACCGACTCGGCCCGCTCGGCGTGCCCGTGCTCTGGGAAGCCGGGATCGGCCACGTCCCGGACTCACCCACCGTGCCGTTCGGCGTCCCCGCCCGGCTCGACGCCGACGCAGGCACGCTCACCGCGCTCGAACCCGCCCTGTCCGAGCCTGTTTAG
- a CDS encoding S9 family peptidase, whose amino-acid sequence MPEIAPYGAWTSPITAADVAAAGNTPQWLDVIDGEVWWAEARPSERGRVALVKAGHDGTVEELLPAPWNARNRVHEYGGRPWLAIDGKIAFTHWDDQRVHLRDPATGEVTALTAEPQVPQGVRYSDLRPGRPGEIWAVRETSTGPRRTDITRALVAIPLTGDGDRELTTTHHFLTAPQLSPDHTHAAWLGWNHPDMPWDTTELCVAPVAPDGTFGPHRVLAGGPGTAVCQLEWETPDSILALLDPDGWWNLHRIGLDGTARNLAPVTEELGGALWKLGLTWFTPLGDGKHAVLNSGRLAVLDEHTAQVTTIDHETTWAAGIAPYGNGIAGLAAGPRQETAVRHADLTTGTLTEITTGEALADRLPDPRYLPTPEERVFTAADGEPIPAYIYPPANADFTGPDDQLPPYLVHVHGGPTGRNYPVLDLDFSYFTSRGIGVVAVNYGGSTGYGRRFRERLREQWGVVDVADCVAVARQLVTEGAADPDRLAIRGGSAGGYTSAVTMTTERAFRAATVKYPILDLHRWTAAGGETHDFESHYLDGLIGPLPETADRYRDRSPINNTGTLAGPLLFLQGLDDQICPPEQADRFVASLNGTEVPHAYLTFDGEQHGFRKAETIIAALEAELAFYGQVFGFDTPGITPVDLRP is encoded by the coding sequence ATGCCCGAGATCGCGCCTTACGGAGCCTGGACCTCTCCCATCACCGCCGCGGACGTCGCCGCCGCCGGGAACACGCCCCAGTGGCTCGACGTCATCGACGGCGAAGTCTGGTGGGCCGAAGCCAGGCCCAGCGAACGCGGGCGCGTCGCACTGGTCAAGGCCGGCCACGACGGCACCGTCGAAGAACTGCTCCCCGCACCCTGGAACGCCCGCAACCGCGTCCACGAATACGGCGGCAGGCCCTGGCTCGCCATCGACGGCAAGATCGCCTTCACCCACTGGGACGACCAGCGCGTCCACCTCCGCGACCCGGCCACCGGCGAAGTCACCGCACTCACCGCCGAACCCCAAGTCCCCCAAGGCGTCCGCTACAGCGACCTGCGCCCCGGCCGCCCCGGCGAAATCTGGGCCGTCCGCGAAACCAGCACCGGCCCACGCCGCACCGACATCACCCGCGCCCTCGTCGCCATCCCCCTCACCGGCGACGGCGACCGCGAACTCACCACCACCCACCACTTCCTCACCGCACCCCAGCTCTCCCCCGACCACACCCACGCCGCCTGGCTCGGCTGGAACCACCCCGACATGCCATGGGACACCACCGAACTCTGCGTCGCCCCGGTCGCCCCCGACGGCACCTTCGGCCCCCACCGCGTACTCGCCGGCGGCCCCGGCACCGCCGTCTGCCAGCTCGAATGGGAAACCCCCGACAGCATCCTCGCCCTGCTCGACCCCGACGGCTGGTGGAACCTCCACCGCATCGGCCTCGACGGCACCGCCCGCAACCTCGCCCCGGTCACCGAAGAACTCGGCGGCGCGCTCTGGAAACTCGGCCTCACCTGGTTCACCCCACTCGGCGACGGCAAGCACGCCGTGCTCAACTCCGGCCGCCTCGCCGTACTCGACGAGCACACCGCACAGGTCACCACCATCGACCACGAAACCACCTGGGCCGCCGGCATCGCCCCCTACGGCAACGGCATCGCCGGCCTCGCCGCCGGACCCCGCCAGGAAACCGCCGTCCGGCACGCCGACCTCACCACCGGCACCCTCACCGAAATCACCACCGGCGAAGCCCTCGCCGACCGCCTCCCCGACCCGCGTTACCTGCCCACCCCCGAAGAACGCGTCTTCACCGCCGCCGACGGCGAACCCATCCCCGCCTACATCTACCCACCCGCCAACGCCGACTTCACCGGCCCCGACGACCAGCTCCCGCCCTACCTCGTGCACGTCCACGGCGGCCCCACCGGCCGCAACTACCCCGTGCTCGACCTCGACTTCAGCTACTTCACCAGCCGCGGCATCGGCGTGGTCGCGGTCAACTACGGCGGCTCCACCGGCTACGGCAGGCGCTTCCGCGAACGACTCCGCGAACAGTGGGGCGTGGTCGACGTCGCCGACTGCGTCGCCGTCGCCCGCCAGCTCGTCACCGAAGGCGCCGCCGACCCCGACCGCCTCGCCATCCGCGGCGGCAGCGCCGGTGGTTACACCTCCGCGGTCACCATGACCACCGAACGCGCCTTCCGCGCCGCCACCGTCAAATACCCCATCCTCGACCTGCACCGCTGGACCGCCGCCGGCGGCGAAACCCACGACTTCGAATCCCACTACCTCGACGGGCTCATCGGCCCACTGCCCGAAACCGCCGACCGCTACCGCGACCGCTCACCCATCAACAACACCGGCACCCTGGCCGGACCGCTGCTCTTCCTCCAGGGCCTCGACGACCAGATCTGCCCACCCGAACAAGCCGACCGCTTCGTCGCCTCCCTCAACGGCACCGAAGTCCCGCACGCCTACCTCACCTTCGACGGCGAACAACACGGCTTCCGCAAGGCCGAGACCATCATCGCCGCACTCGAAGCCGAACTCGCCTTCTACGGCCAGGTCTTCGGCTTCGACACCCCCGGCATCACCCCGGTGGACCTCCGCCCGTGA
- a CDS encoding DUF3090 domain-containing protein, whose protein sequence is MARVIHVFRQPDRFVAGTVGEPGDRTFYLQASEDVRTISVTIEKQQVAVLAERLGSLLDEVATRFGAEIPAETPDELVDAEPLTVPVEEEFRVGTMGLGWDAESSAVVIELLAVTEGEVDETVVLDDTEEGPDAVRVFLSPVAARAFAERADRVVNAGRKPCPLCGEPLDPEGHICPRQNGYRRDVDVIEE, encoded by the coding sequence ATGGCCCGTGTAATCCACGTCTTCCGTCAGCCCGACCGGTTCGTCGCCGGGACCGTCGGGGAACCCGGTGACCGCACTTTCTACCTGCAGGCGTCCGAGGATGTGCGCACGATCAGTGTGACCATCGAGAAGCAGCAGGTGGCGGTGCTCGCCGAGCGGCTCGGTTCGCTGCTCGACGAGGTCGCCACGCGCTTCGGTGCCGAGATCCCGGCGGAGACCCCTGACGAGCTGGTCGACGCCGAGCCGCTCACCGTGCCGGTGGAGGAGGAGTTCCGCGTCGGCACGATGGGGCTGGGGTGGGATGCCGAGAGCAGTGCGGTGGTGATCGAGCTGCTGGCGGTGACCGAGGGCGAGGTCGACGAGACGGTGGTGCTCGACGACACCGAGGAGGGGCCCGACGCGGTGCGGGTGTTCCTGAGCCCGGTGGCGGCGAGGGCGTTCGCGGAGCGGGCGGACCGGGTGGTCAACGCGGGGCGGAAGCCGTGCCCGCTGTGTGGTGAGCCGCTGGACCCGGAGGGGCACATCTGCCCGCGGCAGAACGGGTACCGGCGTGACGTGGACGTCATCGAGGAGTGA
- a CDS encoding SCO1664 family protein: protein MADSSSDPGQLVAHGRISVEGRLVDASNVTLFCSVELDGVEANAVYKPVSGERPLWDFPDGTLAGREVATALVAERTGLGRVPPTVLRDGPFGPGMVQLWIETAEDTELIDVRSPAEVPPEWRIVLHAHDRMGEPAVLAHADHPGMRELAALDVVVNNTDRKGGHVLAGVDGAIYGVDHGICLHTEPKLRTVLWGWVGDELPGEVVEKLAAVPSLLEGSLGEELAPHLTRAEIRAIGTRAAKLLADGRFPEPGDDWRAIPWPLF from the coding sequence TTGGCCGATTCGTCTTCCGATCCCGGCCAGTTGGTGGCGCACGGGCGGATCTCGGTGGAGGGGCGGCTGGTCGACGCGTCGAACGTGACCTTGTTCTGCTCGGTGGAGCTGGACGGGGTCGAGGCGAACGCGGTGTACAAGCCGGTTTCGGGGGAGCGGCCGTTGTGGGATTTCCCAGACGGCACGCTGGCCGGGCGTGAGGTGGCGACGGCGCTGGTGGCCGAGCGCACCGGGTTGGGGCGGGTGCCGCCGACGGTGTTGCGGGACGGTCCGTTCGGGCCGGGCATGGTGCAGTTGTGGATCGAGACGGCCGAGGACACCGAGCTGATCGATGTGCGGTCGCCGGCGGAGGTGCCGCCGGAGTGGCGGATCGTGTTGCACGCGCATGACCGGATGGGGGAGCCGGCGGTGCTGGCGCACGCGGATCATCCGGGGATGCGGGAGCTGGCCGCGCTGGATGTGGTGGTGAACAACACCGATCGCAAGGGCGGGCACGTGCTGGCCGGGGTGGACGGTGCGATCTATGGCGTGGATCACGGGATCTGCCTGCACACGGAGCCGAAGTTGCGGACGGTGCTGTGGGGGTGGGTCGGGGACGAGCTGCCGGGGGAGGTCGTGGAGAAGCTGGCGGCGGTGCCGTCGTTGCTGGAGGGTTCGCTCGGTGAGGAGCTGGCGCCGCACCTGACGCGTGCGGAGATCAGGGCGATCGGGACGCGGGCGGCGAAGTTGCTGGCGGATGGCCGGTTCCCGGAGCCGGGTGACGACTGGCGCGCGATTCCCTGGCCGTTGTTCTAG
- a CDS encoding YafY family protein, which produces MLETSARLLRLLSLLQTTREWTGPQLADRLGVSTRTVRKDVERLRELGYPVNAQPGVAGGYQLGAGARMPPLLLDDEEAVAVVVGLRTAAGGLEESSLRALTKLEHVLPTRLRHRVTTLQAATVAAPDQRPPVDPALLTTIAAACRDHERLRFDYQRHDGTAARRDVEPHRLVHARRRWYLVGWDTTRTDWRTFRVDRIELRTPNGPRFTPREAPHDDLATYVTEGLTSAYQKVRATVRLHGPAEHFTEQLAPGWGAIEPVDENSCLFHTASDSLDMLAFYLGMLQTDFDVIDPPELAEHLHALGRRYLRAAGEPS; this is translated from the coding sequence ATGCTCGAGACCTCCGCGCGCCTGCTCCGCCTGCTCTCCCTGCTGCAAACCACCCGGGAGTGGACCGGACCCCAGCTCGCCGACCGCCTCGGCGTGTCCACCCGCACCGTGCGCAAGGACGTCGAACGCCTCCGCGAACTCGGCTACCCCGTCAACGCCCAGCCCGGCGTCGCCGGCGGCTACCAACTCGGCGCCGGCGCCCGCATGCCACCACTGCTGCTCGACGACGAAGAAGCCGTCGCTGTCGTGGTCGGCCTCCGCACCGCCGCCGGCGGCCTCGAGGAAAGCTCACTACGCGCCCTCACCAAACTCGAGCACGTCCTGCCCACCCGGCTGCGCCACCGCGTCACCACCCTCCAGGCCGCCACCGTCGCCGCCCCCGACCAGCGCCCGCCCGTCGACCCCGCACTGCTCACCACCATCGCCGCCGCCTGCCGCGACCACGAACGACTCCGCTTCGACTACCAGCGCCACGACGGCACCGCCGCCCGCCGCGACGTCGAACCCCACCGCCTCGTCCACGCCCGCCGCCGCTGGTACCTCGTCGGCTGGGACACCACCCGCACCGACTGGCGCACCTTCCGCGTCGACCGCATCGAACTCCGCACCCCCAACGGCCCCCGCTTCACCCCGCGCGAAGCACCCCACGACGACCTCGCCACCTACGTCACCGAAGGACTCACCAGCGCCTACCAGAAGGTCCGCGCCACCGTCCGCCTCCACGGACCCGCCGAGCACTTCACCGAGCAACTCGCCCCCGGCTGGGGCGCCATCGAACCCGTCGACGAGAACAGCTGCCTGTTCCACACCGCCAGCGACTCGCTCGACATGCTCGCCTTCTACCTCGGCATGCTCCAGACCGACTTCGACGTCATCGACCCACCCGAACTCGCCGAACACCTGCACGCCCTCGGCAGGCGATACCTACGCGCCGCCGGTGAACCGAGCTAG
- a CDS encoding MBL fold metallo-hydrolase has product MSRVDFRDRLTSPLPGARELVRVLRQGGFRGSAAGADRIPVRRNGLPELVAGAASWTWVGHSTYVVRLSGRTVLADPVWSTKIRGVPRRLTPPGLAWRELPPVDAVVISHDHYDHLDESTIRRLPRSTPVLTGLGLGRWFRRRGFAEVVELDWWESAEVAGLRFDFVPAHHWSRRGLFDTCATLWGGWVITAPDGPRTYHAGDSGYGPWFAEIGARFPGIDVAMLPIGAYDPAWFMRPVHLDPAEAVRAFGELGARRLASMHWGTFVLTREPVLEPYERIRRAWAEAGLDPAGLWALAVGETGVLGPDEFSPRGLS; this is encoded by the coding sequence ATGAGCCGGGTGGACTTCCGAGACAGGCTGACTTCCCCGTTGCCGGGTGCGCGGGAGCTGGTGCGGGTGCTGCGGCAGGGCGGGTTCCGGGGTTCGGCCGCGGGGGCGGACCGGATTCCGGTGCGGCGCAACGGGTTGCCGGAGTTGGTGGCGGGTGCGGCGAGCTGGACGTGGGTGGGGCATTCGACCTATGTGGTGCGGCTGTCGGGGCGGACGGTGCTGGCGGATCCGGTGTGGTCGACGAAGATCCGCGGGGTGCCGAGGCGGCTGACTCCGCCGGGGCTGGCGTGGCGTGAGTTGCCGCCGGTGGACGCGGTGGTGATCAGCCACGACCACTACGACCACCTTGACGAGTCGACGATCCGGCGGTTGCCGAGGTCGACGCCGGTGCTGACCGGGCTGGGGCTGGGCCGGTGGTTCCGGCGGCGGGGGTTCGCCGAGGTGGTGGAGCTGGACTGGTGGGAGTCGGCGGAGGTGGCGGGGTTGCGGTTCGACTTCGTGCCCGCGCACCACTGGAGCAGGCGGGGGTTGTTCGACACCTGCGCGACGTTGTGGGGTGGCTGGGTGATCACCGCGCCGGACGGGCCGCGGACCTATCACGCGGGTGACTCGGGGTATGGGCCGTGGTTCGCCGAGATCGGGGCGCGGTTTCCGGGGATCGACGTGGCGATGCTGCCGATCGGCGCGTACGACCCGGCGTGGTTCATGCGGCCGGTGCACCTGGATCCGGCGGAGGCGGTGCGGGCGTTCGGGGAGTTGGGTGCGCGGCGGCTGGCGTCGATGCACTGGGGCACGTTCGTGCTGACCAGGGAGCCGGTGCTCGAGCCGTACGAGCGGATCCGGCGGGCGTGGGCGGAGGCGGGGCTGGATCCGGCGGGGTTGTGGGCGCTGGCGGTGGGGGAGACGGGGGTGCTGGGGCCCGATGAGTTTTCGCCGCGCGGCTTGTCCTAG
- a CDS encoding VOC family protein, with protein MATGFRRRKVVIPPGGRRCFDEDEWADALVCVESGVVELVCSTGEAPRYGRGALLWLTGLPVEVLCNPGRVDAVVHAVSRFRFEGGEPMFADTKAFSGFAVDDIPAAKRFYGETLGLVVSEEHGMLTLHLAGDRPTLVYPKPNHVPASFTILNFPVPDIERAVDELAAKGVEFQRYEGMDGFDERGVFRGGGPLIAWFTDPAGNVLSVLQED; from the coding sequence GTGGCGACCGGGTTCCGGCGCCGGAAGGTGGTCATTCCTCCCGGCGGCCGGCGGTGCTTCGACGAGGACGAGTGGGCTGACGCGCTGGTCTGCGTCGAGTCGGGTGTGGTGGAGTTGGTGTGCTCGACCGGTGAGGCCCCGCGGTACGGGCGGGGTGCGTTGTTGTGGCTGACCGGGCTGCCGGTGGAGGTGCTGTGCAATCCCGGCCGGGTGGACGCGGTGGTGCACGCGGTGTCCCGGTTCCGATTCGAGGGAGGAGAGCCCATGTTCGCCGATACCAAGGCGTTCAGCGGTTTCGCGGTCGACGACATCCCGGCGGCGAAGCGGTTCTACGGCGAGACGCTGGGGCTGGTGGTGAGCGAGGAGCACGGGATGTTGACGCTGCACCTCGCCGGTGACCGGCCGACGCTGGTGTACCCGAAGCCGAACCATGTGCCCGCGTCGTTCACCATCCTGAACTTCCCGGTGCCCGACATCGAGCGGGCGGTGGACGAGCTGGCCGCGAAGGGTGTGGAGTTCCAGCGGTACGAGGGCATGGACGGGTTCGACGAGCGGGGCGTCTTCCGCGGGGGCGGGCCGTTGATCGCGTGGTTCACCGATCCCGCGGGGAACGTGCTTTCGGTGTTGCAGGAGGACTGA
- a CDS encoding SDR family NAD(P)-dependent oxidoreductase, whose translation MKTIVITGGTDGLGRALARKRLADGDHVVVIGRSHTKFAALGGGEFLPADLTLVSENRRVLAELGDRPIDALVLAAAYANFPRATTAEGIEHNFALYHLSRFLLADGLHDNLRATPGPVIIDTTVPGAPADAIHWDDPNLEHGYTWKAANLQSRRATFLRAAGRTRDNPVPHVLISPGFVRSSHQGSLTGVRRGLVSLLARLAGTAPERAIAPLDALIDQPPAEPLTAYQGRKRLPVDIGEDTLADAQRLAALTEELLSPPATPKARSPRDR comes from the coding sequence GTGAAAACGATCGTGATCACCGGCGGCACCGACGGACTCGGCCGCGCGCTCGCCCGCAAACGACTCGCCGACGGCGACCACGTGGTGGTGATCGGCCGCAGCCACACCAAGTTCGCCGCACTCGGCGGCGGCGAGTTCCTGCCCGCCGACCTCACCCTGGTCAGCGAAAACCGGCGCGTGCTCGCCGAACTGGGAGACCGGCCCATCGACGCGCTCGTGCTCGCCGCCGCGTACGCGAACTTCCCCCGCGCCACCACCGCCGAAGGCATCGAGCACAACTTCGCGCTCTACCACCTGAGCCGCTTCCTGCTCGCCGACGGACTCCACGACAACCTGCGCGCCACCCCCGGCCCGGTGATCATCGACACCACCGTGCCCGGCGCACCCGCGGACGCGATCCACTGGGACGACCCGAACCTCGAACACGGCTACACCTGGAAAGCCGCCAACCTGCAGAGCCGCCGCGCGACCTTCCTGCGCGCGGCCGGGCGCACCCGCGACAACCCCGTCCCCCACGTCCTGATCAGCCCCGGGTTCGTCCGCAGCAGCCACCAGGGCTCACTCACCGGCGTGCGCCGCGGCCTGGTCTCCCTGCTCGCCCGCCTCGCCGGCACCGCACCCGAACGCGCCATCGCACCGCTCGACGCGCTGATCGACCAGCCACCCGCCGAACCGCTCACCGCCTACCAGGGCCGCAAACGGCTCCCGGTGGACATCGGCGAAGACACCCTCGCCGACGCCCAGCGGCTCGCCGCACTCACCGAAGAACTGCTCAGTCCTCCTGCAACACCGAAAGCACGTTCCCCGCGGGATCGGTGA
- a CDS encoding TetR/AcrR family transcriptional regulator, translating to MRKDAARNRELVLAAAAKEFDQRGMDAEIRDIAKAAGVGVGTVYRHFPTKDDLVGAVLAKDLGEWPGIVERALDAESAWAGLTGFLEQTLASMARHKAVLDGLTSAEASASADACRAHLADALEPIIRRAHAEGSLRAEVTGEDLGLQILALGRIVQLEPSGWRRQLGFVLDGLRAR from the coding sequence ATGCGCAAGGATGCCGCCCGCAACCGCGAACTGGTGCTCGCGGCCGCGGCGAAGGAGTTCGACCAGCGCGGGATGGACGCCGAGATCAGGGACATCGCCAAGGCCGCCGGGGTCGGCGTCGGCACGGTGTACCGGCACTTCCCGACCAAGGACGATCTGGTCGGCGCGGTGCTGGCCAAGGACCTGGGGGAGTGGCCGGGCATCGTCGAGCGCGCGCTCGACGCCGAGTCCGCCTGGGCCGGGCTCACCGGGTTCCTGGAGCAGACGCTGGCCTCGATGGCACGGCACAAGGCCGTGCTCGACGGCCTGACCAGCGCCGAGGCGTCCGCTTCGGCCGACGCCTGCCGCGCGCACCTGGCCGACGCGCTCGAACCGATCATCCGGCGCGCGCACGCCGAAGGCAGCCTCCGCGCCGAGGTCACCGGCGAGGATCTCGGCCTGCAGATCCTCGCGCTGGGCCGGATCGTCCAACTGGAACCGTCCGGCTGGCGGCGGCAGCTGGGCTTCGTGCTCGACGGGCTGCGTGCGCGCTGA